The following are encoded together in the Festucalex cinctus isolate MCC-2025b unplaced genomic scaffold, RoL_Fcin_1.0 HiC_scaffold_73, whole genome shotgun sequence genome:
- the LOC144011297 gene encoding uncharacterized protein LOC144011297, producing MYLTESEDEMDVMEQIIFPLTQEASLPLTQTVSSLHLTQTGSPGGKKKERKSKDGSKKLNTSDKTVGDGQQVSREASPQLMEMENVHLREAEPDFSDWEDEEKILERALFGEKHVQRLNFDLKSRKKKKKMKEKLKLKKKDKVHPKGNETQQKRSPEPNSVPTTLPEKISLYNNGQRRKLALTPQFYSMVKTLFEREIQEKLVLKKRIREIVAEQPAFRQLCHELELSIENIRNQIRMMIKRCEN from the exons ATGTACCTGACTGAAAGCGAAGATGAGATGGACGTCATGGAACAAATCATCTTCCCCTTAACACAGGAAGCCTCCCTGCCCTTAACGCAGACGGTCTCCTCCCTGCACTTG ACACAGACGGGCTCACCTGGGGGAAAGAAGAAGGAAAGGAAGAGTAAAGACGGCAGCAAAAAGTTGAACACATCTGACAAAACAGTGGGAGACGGACAGCAAGTTTCAAGGGAAGCTTCTCCCCAGTTGATGGAAATGGAGAATGTACACCTGAGGGAAGCTGAG CCTGACTTCAGTGACTGGGAAGATGAGGAAAAGATTTTGGAACGTGCCTTGTTCGGAGAAAAACATGTCCAGCGCTTGAACTTT GATCTCAAGTcccgcaagaagaagaagaagatgaaggagaAGCTCAAGTTAAAGAAAAAGGACAAAGTCCATCCAAAAGGGAacgaaacacagcaaaagagatCTCCCGAACCAAATTCAGTGCCAACAACCCTTCCAGAAAAAATCAGTCTTTATAATAAT GGTCAACGAAGAAAACTCGCACTCACACCACAATTTTATTCCATGGTCAAAACTCTCTTCGAAAGAGAGATCCAGGAAAAGTTGGTCCTGAAAAAAAGGATACGGGAGATCGTGGCTGAACAACCAGCATTTCGACAGCTATGCCATGAGCTGGAACTATCTATTGAGAACATTAGAAACCAAATCCGAATGATGATCAaaagatgtgaaaattaa